A window from Candidatus Cloacimonas sp. encodes these proteins:
- a CDS encoding S4 domain-containing protein: protein MRIDLLLNKLCLTKTRSIAKNACDKNLVMLNGKVAKASAEVKTGDTIIFRLYNAEHEIRITKIPEGNVAKKDATLYYELLRKEDIT from the coding sequence ATGCGTATAGATTTGCTGCTGAATAAACTCTGTCTGACGAAAACCCGTTCCATAGCAAAAAATGCCTGCGATAAAAACCTGGTAATGCTAAATGGAAAAGTTGCCAAAGCTTCTGCGGAAGTGAAAACGGGAGATACAATTATCTTTCGTCTGTATAATGCGGAACACGAAATTCGGATAACTAAAATCCCGGAAGGCAATGTAGCCAAAAAGGACGCTACCCTCTATTATGAATTACTACGCAAAGAAGACATTACCTGA
- a CDS encoding hemolysin family protein, translated as MTLAQIVLILVVILFFLLLCFLFAGLETGMLSIDQIKLEQEAKKSKSKAAILQFVRQPDKFLGTTLIGNNISNVIMASLSTYLVNRLLSPVFDARYTSLVVGIVVLIFGEIAPKAIFRDNAETLIPLLFPLLQFFYYLLKPFVMIVTWLNNFLRKLLKLEEGYQYDYLTKDDLSFLLSEAANGATEDNQMEMIEDALDFTELDAGNVMVPRTDIIAVQEKTPLSEVINLARKEGFTRYPVYRNNIDDIIGILIIFDILKKDCTPEMTAGDIIHEPLFVPENVDLDVLLKEMQTKQRSMAIIVDSFGGTAGIVTMEDILEEIVGDIEDEYDTDEDENAVQKVGLNTWLVAGDTEIDKLADDYGIELPEGDYETIAGLILDRLEKIPHQGQVISIPPYNIQVLQTTSRQIIKVKIHKTTKIEVKE; from the coding sequence ATGACTTTGGCTCAGATTGTTCTGATCCTGGTAGTAATCCTTTTTTTTCTGCTGTTATGTTTTTTATTTGCCGGTTTGGAAACAGGTATGCTTTCCATAGACCAAATCAAACTGGAGCAGGAGGCAAAAAAGAGTAAAAGCAAAGCAGCCATTTTACAGTTTGTGCGTCAGCCCGATAAATTTTTAGGCACTACTTTAATTGGCAATAACATCTCCAATGTAATAATGGCTTCGCTTTCCACCTATTTGGTTAATCGTCTTCTTTCTCCTGTTTTTGATGCGCGTTACACTTCTCTGGTGGTGGGGATAGTAGTTCTGATATTTGGAGAGATAGCTCCCAAAGCCATTTTTCGGGATAATGCCGAAACTCTTATACCTTTATTATTTCCTTTATTGCAGTTTTTCTATTATTTACTTAAGCCCTTTGTAATGATTGTTACTTGGTTGAATAACTTCCTGCGCAAACTGCTGAAACTGGAAGAGGGTTATCAGTATGATTATTTAACCAAAGATGACCTTTCTTTTTTGCTTTCCGAGGCAGCTAACGGAGCAACGGAAGATAACCAGATGGAAATGATTGAAGACGCATTGGATTTTACTGAATTGGATGCCGGAAATGTTATGGTTCCGCGCACGGATATAATTGCCGTTCAAGAAAAGACCCCTCTTTCAGAAGTAATCAATCTTGCCCGTAAAGAGGGTTTTACCCGCTATCCAGTTTACCGCAATAATATTGATGATATAATCGGGATTTTAATTATTTTTGATATCCTGAAGAAGGATTGCACTCCCGAAATGACGGCTGGCGATATTATTCACGAGCCGCTTTTTGTGCCTGAAAATGTAGATTTGGATGTGCTTTTGAAAGAAATGCAAACCAAACAGCGCAGTATGGCTATTATTGTTGATTCTTTCGGAGGGACGGCAGGAATTGTAACTATGGAAGATATTCTGGAAGAAATCGTGGGGGATATTGAAGATGAATATGATACCGACGAAGATGAAAATGCTGTTCAAAAGGTTGGACTTAATACCTGGCTGGTAGCCGGGGATACCGAAATTGATAAACTGGCTGATGATTATGGCATTGAACTTCCCGAAGGCGACTATGAAACGATAGCTGGTTTAATTTTAGACCGCCTGGAAAAAATTCCTCATCAGGGACAGGTTATCAGCATTCCGCCTTATAATATACAGGTTTTGCAAACCACTTCCAGGCAGATTATCAAAGTTAAAATACATAAAACTACAAAAATAGAGGTTAAAGAATGA
- a CDS encoding M14 family zinc carboxypeptidase yields the protein MKIAFYTILYSILLLPALLSATLPTCYYTYNQIYTLLQSYEQAYPEIAKLYTIGYSQQEHIPIYAMRISDNVEVNEDEPALLFTGQVHAEEVLGVQTTMANIAEILTNHNQYPYWQWIAQLDLWFIPTLNPEGHNVVTANLDVSYRKNKRDNNNNGIFDFNPVTGRDIDGVDINRNFAFNWVHGDTLYCPVGDEVFDYYRGPASMSESEIIGFQQLCEQYKFIYAVCWHSSRGGGLSEKLYYPFNWKNVRPSPDLNFTASIATGFASQILKQDGTGTYQAYPNLSRQGAFHDWLYQQYGTIALLVECGTRDIQPDSTVMVGTVQRCSNGVRWLINRALMISSAVPSSSMLTGTVTANGVPVEAEIIIQQHSAPWFRPRTSFAQTGKFYRPIASGSYTVIARKKGYYDKVINNQIVNNGNWTPIQINLEPKPAATLRIGVRSGAEPLSARVIIGDVFPDTLWVNGFANLNTYAGEYPVQIYASGYTPYIGTVNLAAGHNHLEFNLSASTTVFTEDWENGSSAWEINGPWKVQNQIAANGYAITDSIGGNGFYAINCDVWIKTINPILIPATNNTWLIFDSHLYTEWNYDPCRIEVSLDNEQWQEIWTKSGQWDTFRKEFVSLADYTGQAVYFRFRLTDSSNDIDLTDPGWTLDNILIVSGTAVDVSDPNNAIVPITLLYKNYPNPFNPETTLSFTLAKSGRAILKIYNLRGQEIKTLVNEDLAKGDYRYVWNGKDYADRTVGNGVYFYSLSAEGKVQTRKMLLLK from the coding sequence ATGAAGATTGCGTTTTACACGATATTATACAGCATCCTGTTATTACCTGCATTATTAAGTGCTACTCTGCCTACCTGTTATTATACTTATAATCAGATTTACACTTTATTGCAAAGTTATGAACAGGCATATCCAGAAATAGCCAAACTTTATACTATCGGTTATTCTCAACAGGAGCATATTCCGATTTACGCAATGAGGATATCAGATAATGTGGAAGTGAATGAAGATGAGCCAGCTTTGCTTTTTACCGGTCAAGTTCATGCGGAAGAAGTTTTGGGAGTGCAAACCACGATGGCTAATATTGCCGAAATTTTAACTAATCATAATCAATACCCTTATTGGCAATGGATTGCCCAGCTTGACCTGTGGTTTATTCCTACTCTCAATCCTGAAGGGCATAATGTAGTAACAGCAAATCTGGATGTTTCCTACCGTAAGAATAAAAGGGATAACAATAACAACGGCATTTTTGATTTTAATCCGGTAACCGGTAGGGATATTGACGGTGTAGATATAAACCGCAATTTTGCCTTTAACTGGGTGCATGGTGATACTCTTTATTGTCCGGTGGGAGATGAAGTTTTTGATTATTATCGCGGTCCTGCATCAATGAGTGAAAGTGAAATAATTGGATTTCAGCAGCTTTGCGAGCAATACAAATTTATCTATGCGGTCTGCTGGCATTCTTCGCGCGGAGGTGGTTTATCGGAAAAGCTTTACTATCCTTTTAACTGGAAAAATGTTCGTCCCAGTCCCGACCTGAATTTTACTGCCTCTATTGCTACAGGTTTTGCTTCTCAAATTCTCAAACAGGATGGCACGGGAACTTATCAGGCATACCCTAATTTGAGTCGTCAGGGTGCCTTTCACGATTGGCTGTATCAGCAATATGGTACAATCGCTCTTTTAGTAGAATGTGGAACCAGAGATATTCAACCGGATTCTACAGTTATGGTTGGAACCGTGCAGCGTTGCAGCAATGGAGTTCGCTGGTTGATTAACCGGGCTTTAATGATTAGTTCGGCAGTTCCTTCTTCTTCTATGCTTACGGGAACAGTTACTGCCAATGGCGTTCCTGTAGAGGCAGAAATCATTATTCAGCAACACAGCGCTCCCTGGTTTCGTCCCAGAACTTCTTTTGCCCAAACAGGCAAATTCTATCGTCCTATTGCCAGTGGTTCTTACACCGTTATAGCCCGGAAAAAGGGTTATTACGATAAGGTTATCAATAATCAGATAGTTAATAACGGTAACTGGACTCCCATTCAGATAAATCTTGAGCCAAAACCTGCGGCTACTTTAAGAATTGGAGTTCGTAGCGGTGCAGAACCTCTTTCTGCCAGAGTTATTATCGGTGATGTTTTTCCTGATACTCTTTGGGTAAACGGTTTTGCCAACCTGAATACTTACGCGGGAGAATATCCTGTCCAGATTTATGCTTCGGGTTATACACCTTATATCGGAACCGTAAATCTGGCAGCAGGGCATAATCATTTGGAGTTTAACCTTAGTGCCTCAACTACTGTTTTCACTGAGGACTGGGAAAACGGAAGCTCTGCCTGGGAAATTAACGGACCTTGGAAAGTGCAAAATCAGATTGCCGCTAATGGATATGCCATCACAGATAGCATTGGGGGAAACGGTTTTTACGCTATAAACTGCGATGTTTGGATTAAGACCATCAACCCTATACTGATTCCCGCAACCAATAACACCTGGCTAATTTTCGATTCCCATCTATATACAGAATGGAATTATGACCCTTGCCGCATTGAGGTTTCTCTGGACAATGAACAGTGGCAGGAAATTTGGACTAAATCGGGGCAGTGGGATACTTTTAGAAAGGAATTTGTTTCTTTAGCAGATTATACCGGTCAAGCGGTCTATTTTCGTTTTCGCTTAACTGATTCCTCCAATGATATTGATTTAACCGATCCGGGGTGGACACTGGATAACATTTTAATTGTTAGCGGAACGGCTGTGGATGTTTCCGATCCCAATAATGCCATTGTTCCGATTACTCTGCTCTATAAAAATTATCCCAATCCTTTTAATCCTGAAACCACTCTCAGTTTCACCTTAGCAAAAAGCGGCAGAGCAATTTTGAAGATATACAATCTGCGGGGACAGGAAATTAAGACACTGGTAAACGAGGATTTGGCAAAAGGCGATTACCGCTATGTGTGGAATGGAAAAGATTATGCCGATCGCACCGTTGGTAATGGAGTTTATTTTTATTCCTTAAGTGCTGAAGGCAAAGTACAAACCCGCAAGATGTTGCTTCTGAAGTAA
- the rpmE gene encoding 50S ribosomal protein L31, translating into MKKGIHPKYDMVTVTCACGNTFQTRSTKDKLQVEICNACHPFYTGKQKIIDTAGRVEKFNKKYNLKQDN; encoded by the coding sequence ATGAAGAAAGGAATTCATCCCAAATACGATATGGTTACAGTAACCTGTGCCTGTGGAAATACATTTCAAACCCGGAGCACAAAAGATAAATTGCAAGTAGAAATTTGCAATGCTTGCCATCCATTCTATACAGGAAAGCAGAAGATTATTGATACAGCCGGTAGGGTAGAGAAATTTAACAAGAAATATAACCTTAAACAAGATAATTAG
- a CDS encoding uracil-DNA glycosylase family protein yields MENLQSHPYQPFIPKDAKVLLLGSAPPYRFCTGIADNLKNKDMDYYYGSYSNLLWDILFQALNPEKINCLAQFRSLEGSRKSKTAAQVQFLQHFLAENFLGLADILMQFTRKDTGAEDFKLTVLKYQDILGILSANPSLVKILCTSKNRVHYWLLDYLKQQNSITISELKDNGKSLTLKSNPARVVKIGILPSPSARSVMHYANKTEFLQQVSGIYKQAIMNEE; encoded by the coding sequence ATGGAAAATCTGCAATCTCATCCCTATCAACCTTTTATCCCCAAAGATGCCAAGGTTCTGCTTTTAGGCAGTGCCCCTCCCTATCGTTTTTGTACCGGCATTGCCGATAACCTGAAAAACAAAGATATGGACTACTATTATGGCAGTTACAGTAACTTGCTTTGGGATATCTTATTTCAAGCGCTGAACCCGGAAAAAATAAATTGCCTTGCTCAATTCAGGTCTTTAGAAGGGAGCAGGAAAAGTAAAACGGCTGCCCAAGTTCAATTTCTGCAGCACTTTTTGGCGGAAAATTTTCTGGGGCTGGCGGATATTCTGATGCAATTTACCAGAAAAGACACCGGCGCAGAGGACTTTAAGCTTACAGTGCTGAAATATCAGGATATTTTAGGCATTTTATCTGCCAACCCTTCCCTGGTAAAGATTTTATGCACCAGCAAAAATAGAGTTCATTACTGGTTGCTGGATTACTTAAAACAACAAAACAGCATAACTATCTCGGAACTAAAGGATAACGGCAAGTCCCTTACCCTGAAAAGTAATCCTGCGCGGGTAGTAAAAATAGGTATTTTACCTTCTCCTTCTGCCCGAAGTGTGATGCACTATGCTAATAAAACTGAATTCCTGCAACAGGTTTCAGGGATATACAAGCAAGCTATTATGAATGAAGAATGA
- the ftcD gene encoding glutamate formimidoyltransferase, producing MKLMECVPNFSEGKDNAILDAIASAIKSVKGVVLLDMDPGADTNRTVFTLAGEPEAVVEAAFQAIKKAAELIDMSKHKGAHPRMGATDVCPFIPISEMTMDECVEYAKKLGKRVGEELGIPVYLYEYAATKEEWKNLANIRSGEYEALSEKAKDPYWKPDFGPHTFNAKSGATAIGAREFLIAYNINLNTRDKKKASDIAQIIRESGRPARDKNGKLLKDENGKPVNIPGLFSHCKAVGWFIESYDRAQISINLTNYKVTPPQLVLEKVRELASEMGMQVTGSELVGLIPKAALVEAGKFYLQRLNESTGIPEKMIMQTAIQSMGLAELAPFEVDKKVIEYAIARKEMLVNLKLDAFCDLLSTDAPAPGGGSVAALCSAISGALSAMVANLTIGKKGYEKVTEEALKLAPQGQDIKQKSLEVIDKDTDAFFAMMEAMRLPKKTEAEIELRNAQIEKWTQEAINAPLTTMHLANSAAELAAKIAKIGNSNALSDAGVAALTALCSSQAAYYNILINLPGITDEHFKEKTLATAKELLESCKKIAADVEKEVWAKLNG from the coding sequence ATGAAACTGATGGAATGTGTTCCTAATTTCAGTGAAGGAAAAGACAATGCTATTCTGGATGCCATTGCGAGCGCTATTAAAAGTGTGAAAGGGGTTGTTTTACTGGATATGGACCCCGGTGCCGATACCAATAGAACTGTTTTTACCCTTGCGGGAGAACCGGAAGCAGTTGTAGAGGCAGCTTTTCAGGCAATTAAAAAAGCAGCGGAACTAATTGATATGAGTAAACATAAGGGAGCTCATCCCAGAATGGGAGCAACGGATGTTTGTCCTTTTATTCCTATTTCAGAAATGACGATGGATGAATGTGTGGAATATGCTAAAAAATTAGGAAAAAGAGTTGGCGAGGAACTTGGCATACCTGTTTACTTATATGAATATGCAGCCACCAAAGAGGAATGGAAAAACCTGGCTAATATCCGTAGCGGTGAATATGAAGCATTATCGGAAAAAGCAAAAGACCCTTATTGGAAACCCGATTTCGGACCCCATACCTTCAACGCCAAAAGCGGTGCTACAGCCATTGGAGCCAGAGAATTTTTGATTGCCTATAACATTAACCTCAACACGCGGGATAAAAAGAAGGCAAGTGATATTGCCCAAATAATTAGAGAAAGCGGAAGACCTGCCAGAGATAAAAACGGTAAGCTGCTGAAAGATGAAAACGGTAAACCGGTTAATATTCCCGGTTTATTTTCCCATTGCAAAGCAGTGGGCTGGTTTATTGAAAGTTACGACCGGGCTCAAATAAGCATCAATCTTACAAATTATAAAGTAACCCCTCCGCAACTGGTTTTAGAAAAAGTAAGGGAACTGGCATCTGAAATGGGTATGCAAGTTACCGGAAGCGAATTGGTTGGTTTAATTCCCAAAGCTGCTTTAGTGGAAGCAGGGAAATTTTATTTACAACGCTTGAACGAGAGCACGGGCATTCCGGAAAAGATGATTATGCAAACGGCTATTCAATCTATGGGGCTGGCAGAATTGGCTCCCTTTGAAGTAGATAAAAAAGTTATTGAATATGCCATTGCCCGCAAAGAAATGTTGGTAAACTTAAAACTGGATGCATTTTGCGATTTGCTTTCTACAGATGCACCTGCCCCCGGAGGAGGAAGCGTTGCTGCTCTTTGTTCGGCAATAAGTGGAGCTCTTTCTGCTATGGTAGCTAACCTCACAATTGGCAAAAAGGGCTATGAAAAGGTTACGGAAGAAGCATTGAAACTGGCACCGCAAGGACAGGATATAAAACAAAAGTCACTGGAAGTTATTGATAAAGATACAGATGCTTTTTTTGCGATGATGGAGGCAATGCGTTTACCGAAAAAGACGGAGGCAGAAATTGAATTGCGGAATGCGCAAATAGAAAAATGGACGCAAGAAGCAATTAATGCACCACTTACAACAATGCACCTGGCAAATAGCGCTGCCGAACTTGCTGCCAAAATAGCTAAAATAGGCAATTCCAATGCTCTTTCCGATGCAGGAGTCGCTGCCTTAACTGCTTTGTGCTCATCTCAAGCTGCCTACTATAATATCTTAATTAATCTCCCCGGTATTACGGATGAGCATTTTAAAGAGAAAACCCTTGCCACAGCCAAAGAACTACTGGAAAGTTGTAAAAAGATTGCCGCTGATGTAGAAAAAGAAGTTTGGGCAAAGTTAAACGGTTAG
- the prfA gene encoding peptide chain release factor 1 — MLPTEKLENQEKELQELQEQISNPAIISDAKKYRDCLRRFKELKEINTVWKQYQKLEKHLAEVKELEKTENDPEMLALIKEEDTSLQQQLEQVELKLRDLLIPSDPNDSKNAIIEIRAGTGGEEAALFVADLFRMYSHFAELKGWKLEVISMNETELGGYKEIVFQLSGKDVYSLMRFESGVHRVQRIPVTESSGRIHTSAVTVAVLPEAEDIDIDIQDSDLRIDVYRSTGHGGQSVNTTDSAVRITHLPTGIVVTCQDEKSQIKNKAKALKVLRSRLLDAEISRQEQEIATARKAQVSTGDRSAKIRTYNFPQSRVTDHRINLTSYSLDSFLAGNIEEFIQALRIAWRNEKVNT; from the coding sequence TTGCTACCCACAGAAAAACTGGAAAACCAGGAAAAAGAACTGCAGGAATTGCAGGAACAAATAAGCAATCCTGCCATTATTAGCGATGCCAAAAAATATCGGGATTGTTTAAGACGCTTTAAAGAACTTAAAGAAATTAATACCGTTTGGAAACAATATCAGAAGCTGGAAAAACACCTGGCGGAAGTTAAAGAACTGGAGAAAACGGAAAACGACCCGGAAATGCTTGCTCTAATTAAAGAAGAGGATACCTCTTTACAGCAACAGCTGGAGCAGGTAGAACTGAAACTGAGGGATTTGCTTATTCCTTCTGATCCCAACGATTCCAAAAATGCCATTATTGAAATCCGTGCCGGAACAGGAGGGGAAGAAGCAGCTCTTTTTGTTGCCGATTTATTTAGAATGTATAGCCACTTTGCGGAATTGAAAGGTTGGAAATTGGAAGTGATTTCAATGAACGAAACAGAACTTGGCGGCTACAAGGAAATCGTTTTTCAGCTTAGCGGTAAAGATGTCTATTCCCTGATGCGTTTTGAAAGTGGCGTGCATAGAGTGCAGCGTATTCCGGTAACTGAATCCTCGGGTAGAATTCATACTTCGGCAGTTACGGTTGCCGTTTTACCGGAAGCGGAAGATATAGATATAGACATTCAGGATAGTGATTTACGCATAGATGTTTACAGAAGCACAGGGCATGGCGGACAGAGTGTAAATACAACCGATTCTGCGGTTAGAATAACGCATTTGCCAACCGGAATCGTAGTTACCTGTCAGGACGAAAAATCCCAAATCAAAAACAAAGCCAAGGCGTTGAAGGTTTTGCGCAGTCGTTTACTGGATGCCGAAATAAGCCGTCAGGAACAGGAAATTGCCACAGCGCGCAAAGCACAGGTTTCTACAGGTGATCGCAGTGCTAAAATCAGAACCTACAATTTTCCTCAATCCAGGGTTACAGACCATAGAATTAACTTGACAAGCTACAGTTTAGATTCCTTTTTGGCAGGAAATATTGAAGAGTTTATTCAGGCATTACGCATTGCCTGGAGAAACGAAAAGGTGAACACATAA
- a CDS encoding DUF1385 domain-containing protein, which produces MQEKKEISVGGQAVIEGVMMRGPEKLATAIRRKDGRIELLQTSFISITQKKKFLGLPIIRGFISLIEMMIIGIKTLTFSANRFELDLLAEEASQGKKVKKHSKTAENTANIISYIVAFGLAFLLFGWLPYKLADWMHLARKDVLFNLFAGAIRIVFFVLYVYLISLMKDIKRLFRYHGAEHKNVNAYEHNCPLEIEKIQNWSTIHPRCGTSFIFFVLLISILIFSIVDTLVSAYILHSPVPVYLRLGYHILLLPLISGVSYEVLKFSGKNLNHPVVKLLTVPGMALQHITTQPPDNEMIEIGLVAMKAALDMDLSEHNVTIVEE; this is translated from the coding sequence ATGCAGGAAAAGAAAGAAATAAGTGTTGGCGGGCAAGCAGTTATAGAAGGGGTAATGATGCGCGGTCCGGAAAAACTGGCAACCGCCATACGGAGAAAAGATGGCAGGATAGAACTTCTGCAGACCTCGTTCATCAGTATCACGCAAAAGAAGAAATTCCTCGGTTTACCAATAATCCGGGGTTTCATCTCGTTGATTGAGATGATGATAATTGGAATAAAGACCCTCACCTTTTCTGCTAATCGTTTTGAACTGGATTTGCTGGCGGAAGAAGCAAGCCAAGGCAAAAAAGTGAAAAAACACAGTAAGACCGCAGAAAATACGGCAAATATTATCAGTTACATTGTAGCTTTCGGTTTAGCTTTTTTGCTTTTCGGCTGGTTACCTTATAAGCTTGCGGACTGGATGCATCTTGCCCGCAAGGATGTTTTATTTAATCTTTTTGCGGGAGCTATCAGGATTGTCTTTTTTGTGCTCTATGTTTATCTGATTTCCCTGATGAAGGATATAAAACGCCTTTTTCGCTATCATGGGGCGGAGCATAAAAATGTGAATGCTTATGAACATAATTGTCCTTTGGAAATTGAGAAGATACAGAATTGGTCAACAATTCATCCCCGTTGTGGCACCAGTTTCATCTTTTTTGTCCTCTTAATCAGCATTCTTATATTTTCTATTGTAGATACTTTGGTTTCGGCTTATATATTACATTCCCCTGTGCCGGTTTATTTGCGTTTGGGTTATCATATCTTATTGCTTCCTCTCATCTCAGGCGTTTCTTATGAAGTGCTGAAATTTTCCGGTAAAAATCTGAATCATCCTGTAGTAAAACTGTTAACCGTTCCCGGAATGGCTTTACAGCATATTACTACCCAGCCCCCGGATAACGAGATGATAGAAATTGGTTTGGTAGCAATGAAAGCTGCTCTGGATATGGATTTAAGTGAACATAATGTAACTATAGTAGAGGAATAA